In Tsuneonella dongtanensis, a single window of DNA contains:
- a CDS encoding phosphodiesterase, whose protein sequence is MLIAQLTDIHIGFDPDEMPEELNLRRFRATLARLLGGPNRPDMLILSGDITDNGDLESFEDAAALVSGCPFPVWPMVGNHDSREGLFHAFPHIKGEGGFVHYAVDADGLRILLLDTLEPGRHGGAFCEARARWLAAELAAHPDTPTLIFMHHPPVVSGIDWMDPAATEDWIVRFGDVVEGHEQIRGIHCGHLHRPIHSTFRGIPLSVTGSCAPLVAMDLRPVDRDHPDGRDLITTEPPSYALHRWDGSSIVSHYEDVSGWHALAHYTDKLQPMIHDMFGERD, encoded by the coding sequence ATGTTGATCGCGCAGCTGACCGACATCCACATCGGGTTCGACCCGGACGAGATGCCCGAGGAACTGAACCTCCGGCGCTTCCGCGCGACGCTCGCGCGGCTGCTCGGCGGGCCCAACCGCCCCGACATGCTGATCCTCTCGGGCGACATCACCGACAATGGCGACCTTGAAAGCTTCGAGGATGCGGCCGCGCTGGTTTCAGGTTGCCCCTTCCCGGTGTGGCCGATGGTCGGAAACCACGACAGCCGCGAAGGACTGTTCCATGCCTTCCCGCACATTAAGGGCGAGGGCGGGTTCGTGCATTATGCGGTCGACGCGGACGGTTTGCGTATCCTGCTGCTCGACACGCTCGAGCCTGGTCGCCACGGCGGCGCATTCTGCGAAGCGCGGGCGCGGTGGCTCGCGGCCGAGCTTGCAGCGCATCCCGACACACCGACGCTGATCTTCATGCATCACCCGCCGGTCGTGAGCGGGATCGACTGGATGGACCCGGCAGCGACGGAAGACTGGATCGTGCGCTTCGGCGACGTCGTGGAAGGGCACGAACAGATCCGCGGCATCCATTGCGGACACCTGCACCGGCCGATCCACTCGACGTTCCGGGGAATCCCATTGAGCGTGACCGGATCGTGCGCACCGCTCGTCGCGATGGACCTGCGCCCGGTGGACCGCGATCACCCCGACGGCCGCGACCTCATCACCACTGAGCCGCCGAGCTATGCGCTGCACCGCTGGGACGGAAGCTCGATCGTGAGCCACTACGAGGACGTCAGCGGCTGGCACGCGCTTGCGCACTACACCGACAAGCTGCAGCCGATGATCCACGACATGTTCGGCGAGCGCGACTAG
- a CDS encoding LVIVD repeat-containing protein has translation MARADRLLALFALLALVCGIGWSTSRAAEGEKPVKREYPVYPAAPLTQTIAEMASKSDGCTSCHVASDAPTMHLSPAVRLGCTDCHGGDASVVGNPQLDRDDAVYVAARDKAHVLPTYPESWHFPSSANPKASFALLNKEAPEFVRFVNPSDYRVAREACGACHMPVIEAAERSLMASGSMLWGGAAYNNGIAPFKSYIFGEAYTRDGDPAKIVAPGSPPGTVTDQQKARGALAALYPLPAWHVIPPGDVFRVFERGGRTINPIFPEIGLPNPTGQIQRLDEPGRPDLKQSNRGPGTGLRVAIPVLNIHKTRLNDPFTWFMGTNDQPGDYRHSGCASCHVVYANDREPRHSLTYAQYGRDGQTITADPTIADKREHGALKDGHEKGDHGDEAMGAGDDREKGHPLQHVFTRSIPTAQCMNCHMHQPNIFLNSFLGYTMWDYESDAPAMWPEKQKYPTAEEVRKVNERNPEGAAPKGKWSDVDFLRNVYDLNPTLKDTQFADYHGHGWNFRGIFKRDRQGNLLDKDGNIVANDDPEKWRKEGEGKFVPVGVNPGKSVHLMDIHAEKGMQCADCHFSQDSHGNGLIYGEVANAIEITCKDCHGTADAYPNLMTSGPAAPPKGNNLALIRNPDGQRRFEWTYDSAGRQQLIQRSIIDPKLEWRVSLVKDTVDPASPRFNAKSARAKLMSRTGAEDGLFSFGPGIAAGDRAHRDEEMTCFTCHLSWTTSCGGCHLPIEANWKTKEHHFEGETTRNFATYNPQVARDEMFQLGKHQTTKGNAVAPVRSSSALVLSSTNINRERIYVQQPPVSAIGFSSQAFAPHFPHTVRTTETKTCSDCHLSEKDDNNAIMAQLLLLGTNYVNFLGLNAWTGLEGGFEAVRVTEWDEPQAVLGSYLHKYAYPDYYAQFVDEHGRELKDWTRGQTFDSKISGETKAFERFANVHEGTRDKVGCLQLRGEYIFVAEGKGGFRVYDVASIANKGFSERIVTAPFSPLGHDTHVPSKNATCMALPTNQPINPLRNTPEMREMNQEQDFLPIYSYAAITDAEEGLILVNVNTMADGEFRNNKLKRSVTWNPDGVLYGARHIVLAGEVAYITAAQGLVAVDLKDPLKPQVASIVPLDDARASAIQFRYLWVTTRNGVELLDVTNLRQPVPVPSGTIPIADARRLYLARTYAYVAAKGEGLVIVDVTNPAAPSIYKRETFGGRMNDVEDVVVASTNASLFAYVADGRNGMKVLQLTSPDSQPNFYGFSPAPMPELIAWAKTPSPALAMSKGLDRDRAVDETGGQIAVFGRLGSRPFNRSEMEKLFLTSKGVPWKVSDTPDMKRWVAGSGPVLAAAQ, from the coding sequence ATGGCCCGCGCCGATCGCCTCCTCGCGCTGTTCGCCCTGCTGGCGCTGGTCTGCGGGATCGGCTGGTCGACCTCGCGCGCAGCGGAAGGCGAAAAGCCGGTCAAGCGCGAGTATCCGGTCTATCCGGCGGCGCCGCTCACCCAGACGATCGCCGAGATGGCGTCGAAAAGCGACGGCTGCACAAGTTGCCACGTGGCGAGCGACGCGCCGACGATGCACCTCTCACCCGCGGTCCGGCTCGGCTGCACCGACTGCCACGGCGGCGATGCCTCCGTCGTCGGCAATCCGCAGCTCGATCGCGACGATGCGGTCTATGTCGCCGCCCGCGACAAGGCGCACGTCCTGCCGACCTATCCCGAAAGCTGGCATTTCCCCTCGTCGGCCAATCCGAAGGCGAGCTTCGCGCTGCTCAACAAGGAAGCGCCCGAGTTCGTCCGCTTCGTCAATCCCAGCGACTACCGGGTCGCGCGCGAAGCGTGCGGTGCGTGCCACATGCCGGTGATCGAGGCGGCGGAACGCTCGCTCATGGCATCGGGCTCGATGCTCTGGGGCGGCGCGGCCTACAACAACGGCATCGCGCCGTTCAAAAGCTACATCTTCGGCGAAGCCTACACGCGTGACGGCGACCCGGCGAAGATCGTCGCCCCCGGCAGTCCGCCGGGAACGGTGACCGACCAGCAGAAGGCGCGCGGCGCGCTCGCGGCGCTCTATCCGCTACCGGCCTGGCACGTGATCCCGCCGGGCGACGTGTTCCGCGTCTTCGAGCGCGGCGGGCGCACGATCAATCCGATCTTTCCCGAGATCGGCCTGCCCAACCCGACCGGGCAGATCCAGCGGCTCGACGAGCCCGGCCGGCCGGACCTCAAGCAATCGAACCGCGGGCCGGGCACCGGCCTCAGGGTGGCCATCCCGGTGCTGAACATCCACAAGACCCGGCTCAACGATCCGTTCACCTGGTTCATGGGGACCAACGACCAGCCGGGCGACTATCGCCATTCGGGCTGCGCGAGTTGCCACGTGGTCTATGCCAACGACCGCGAGCCGCGCCATTCGCTGACTTATGCCCAGTACGGCCGCGACGGGCAGACGATCACCGCCGACCCCACCATCGCCGACAAGCGGGAACACGGCGCGCTGAAGGACGGGCATGAAAAGGGCGACCACGGCGACGAAGCCATGGGCGCCGGCGACGACCGCGAAAAGGGCCACCCGCTCCAGCACGTATTCACCCGGTCGATCCCGACCGCGCAGTGCATGAACTGCCACATGCACCAGCCGAACATCTTCCTGAATTCGTTCCTCGGCTACACCATGTGGGATTACGAATCCGACGCGCCCGCGATGTGGCCCGAGAAGCAGAAGTACCCGACCGCCGAGGAAGTGCGGAAGGTCAATGAGCGCAACCCCGAGGGCGCCGCGCCCAAGGGCAAGTGGTCGGACGTGGATTTCCTGCGCAACGTCTACGACCTCAACCCCACGCTCAAGGACACCCAGTTCGCCGACTATCACGGCCACGGGTGGAACTTCCGCGGCATCTTCAAGCGCGACCGCCAGGGCAACCTGCTCGACAAGGACGGCAACATCGTCGCCAACGACGATCCGGAGAAGTGGCGCAAGGAAGGCGAAGGCAAGTTCGTGCCCGTCGGCGTGAACCCGGGCAAGTCGGTGCACCTGATGGACATCCACGCCGAGAAGGGCATGCAGTGCGCCGATTGCCACTTTTCACAGGACAGCCACGGCAACGGACTGATCTACGGCGAAGTCGCGAACGCGATCGAGATCACCTGCAAGGATTGCCACGGCACCGCCGACGCCTATCCCAACCTCATGACGAGCGGCCCGGCCGCACCGCCCAAGGGCAACAACCTCGCGCTCATCCGCAATCCGGACGGTCAGCGCCGGTTCGAATGGACCTACGATTCCGCCGGCCGGCAGCAGCTCATCCAGCGTTCGATCATCGATCCCAAGCTCGAATGGCGGGTGAGCCTGGTGAAGGACACGGTCGACCCGGCGAGCCCGCGGTTCAATGCCAAGTCGGCACGTGCGAAGCTCATGAGCAGGACCGGCGCGGAAGACGGCCTGTTCTCGTTCGGACCGGGCATCGCTGCCGGCGACCGCGCACACCGCGACGAGGAAATGACCTGCTTCACCTGCCACCTATCGTGGACCACGAGCTGCGGCGGATGCCATCTTCCGATCGAGGCCAACTGGAAGACCAAGGAGCACCACTTCGAAGGCGAGACGACGCGCAACTTCGCGACCTACAACCCGCAGGTCGCGCGCGACGAGATGTTCCAGCTCGGCAAGCACCAGACGACCAAGGGCAACGCGGTAGCCCCGGTCCGCTCGAGCTCGGCGCTGGTGCTGAGCTCCACCAACATCAACCGCGAACGCATCTACGTGCAGCAGCCGCCGGTAAGCGCGATCGGGTTCTCCAGCCAGGCCTTCGCGCCGCACTTCCCGCATACCGTGCGCACGACCGAGACGAAGACCTGCTCGGACTGCCACCTGTCCGAGAAGGACGACAACAACGCCATCATGGCGCAGCTGCTGCTGCTCGGCACGAACTACGTGAACTTCCTCGGCCTCAACGCGTGGACCGGGCTCGAAGGCGGGTTCGAGGCGGTGCGCGTGACCGAATGGGACGAACCGCAGGCGGTGCTCGGCAGCTACCTGCACAAGTACGCCTACCCGGACTACTACGCGCAGTTCGTCGACGAACACGGCCGCGAGCTCAAGGACTGGACCCGCGGCCAGACCTTCGACAGCAAGATTTCGGGCGAAACCAAGGCGTTCGAACGTTTCGCCAACGTCCACGAAGGCACCCGCGACAAGGTCGGCTGCCTGCAGCTGCGCGGCGAGTACATCTTCGTCGCCGAAGGCAAGGGCGGCTTCCGCGTCTACGATGTCGCCTCGATCGCCAACAAGGGATTCTCCGAGCGGATCGTCACCGCGCCGTTCTCGCCGCTGGGTCACGACACGCACGTGCCTTCGAAGAACGCGACCTGCATGGCGCTGCCGACGAACCAGCCGATCAACCCGCTGCGCAACACGCCGGAAATGCGCGAGATGAACCAGGAGCAGGACTTCCTGCCGATCTACAGCTACGCCGCGATCACCGATGCGGAAGAAGGCCTGATCCTGGTCAACGTCAACACGATGGCCGACGGCGAATTCCGCAACAACAAGCTGAAGCGCAGCGTCACCTGGAATCCCGACGGCGTGCTCTACGGCGCGCGGCACATCGTGCTGGCGGGCGAAGTGGCCTACATCACGGCCGCGCAGGGCCTGGTCGCGGTCGACCTGAAGGACCCGCTGAAGCCGCAGGTTGCATCAATTGTGCCCCTCGACGACGCGCGTGCGAGCGCGATCCAGTTCCGGTATCTCTGGGTGACCACGCGCAATGGCGTCGAGCTTCTCGACGTGACGAACCTGCGCCAGCCGGTTCCGGTGCCGTCGGGCACGATCCCGATTGCCGACGCGCGGCGTCTCTATCTCGCGCGGACATACGCTTACGTCGCGGCGAAGGGAGAAGGCCTCGTCATAGTCGACGTGACCAACCCGGCGGCGCCCTCGATCTACAAGCGCGAGACGTTCGGCGGGCGCATGAACGACGTCGAGGACGTGGTCGTAGCGTCCACCAATGCATCGCTCTTCGCCTATGTCGCCGACGGGCGGAACGGGATGAAGGTGCTCCAGCTCACCAGTCCCGACAGCCAGCCCAACTTCTACGGTTTCAGCCCAGCGCCGATGCCCGAACTGATCGCCTGGGCGAAGACGCCGAGCCCGGCGCTGGCGATGTCGAAGGGCCTCGACCGCGATCGCGCGGTGGATGAGACGGGCGGGCAGATCGCGGTCTTCGGCCGCCTGGGCTCGCGCCCGTTCAACCGCAGCGAGATGGAAAAGCTGTTCCTCACCAGCAAGGGCGTGCCGTGGAAGGTTTCCGACACCCCCGACATGAAGCGCTGGGTTGCGGGAAGCGGCCCGGTTCTGGCGGCCGCTCAGTAA